The proteins below come from a single Mercenaria mercenaria strain notata chromosome 3, MADL_Memer_1, whole genome shotgun sequence genomic window:
- the LOC128556024 gene encoding uncharacterized protein LOC128556024 gives MKTFIVIIAVSMVCCVYAQTYGISSYDPYDNYDGIGHLAGSRRTIGSGRLTRGSLFGGTRRISRLPHIGSRRLARGRSTGGTLGLARLGRGRMHRPIGTRYIDTQDSYIPRRPIYPTTY, from the exons atgaaaacattcatcGTAATTATCGCCGTATCCATGGTATGCTGCGTGTACGCCCAGACATACGGAATTTCCAGTTATGACCCGTATGACAACTACGATGGGATCGGACACCTCGCTGGTTCAAGGCGGACCATTGGATCTGGACGCTTAACCAGGGGTTCTTTGTTTGGAGGAACTCGTAGAATTTCCAGACTTCCACATATTGGCTCAAGACGTTTAGCAAGAGGACGTTCGACAGGAGGGACACTTGGACTGGCCAGACTTGGTCGTGGTAGGATGCACCGACCAATAGGCACACGATATATAGATACACAAGATAGTTACATTCCTAGGAGACCAATTTATC CAACTACATATTAG
- the LOC128555574 gene encoding uncharacterized protein LOC128555574 — protein sequence MKTFTALVVLSMVCPIYAQSYGMSSYDPYGSYNGIGLLTGSRLGRSGGLSRLPLIGTRRLARGRLIVGTRGLSRLGLGRRYRPVSQRYIDTSESYIPRRRIYSTSYAMLRNPGQ from the exons ATGAAAACATTTACTGCGCTAGTTGTCCTGTCCATGGTATGCCCCATCTACGCTCAGTCTTACGGCATGTCAAGTTATGACCCATACGGCAGCTATAATGGGATCGGActcctcactgggtcaagacttGGGCGCTCGGGTGGACTATCCAGGCTTCCACTTATTGGAACTAGACGTTTAGCAAGAGGTCGTTTGATAGTAGGAACTCGTGGGCTCTCCAGACTAGGTCTAGGGAGAAGGTATAGACCAGTCAGCCAACGGTATATTGATACAAGTGAAAGCTACATCCCGAGGAGACGAATTTATT CAACTTCATATGCGATGTTAAGAAATCCGGGAcagtga
- the LOC123523540 gene encoding uncharacterized protein LOC123523540, producing the protein MKTFIVIIAVSMVCCVYAQTYGISSYVPYDNYDGIGNLAGSRRIIGSGRLTRGSLLGGTRRISRLPLIDSRRLARGRSTGGTLGLARLGRGRVHRPIGTRYIDTQDSYIPRRPTYPTTY; encoded by the exons atgaaaacattcatcGTAATTATCGCCGTATCCATGGTATGCTGCGTGTACGCCCAGACATACGGAATTTCCAGTTATGTCCCCTATGACAACTACGATGGGATCGGAAACCTCGCTGGTTCAAGACGGATCATTGGATCTGGACGCTTAACCAGGGGTTCTTTGTTGGGAGGAACTCGTAGAATTTCCAGACTTCCACTTATTGACTCAAGACGTTTAGCAAGAGGACGTTCGACAGGAGGGACACTTGGACTGGCCAGACTTGGTCGTGGTAGGGTGCACCGACCAATAGGCACACGATATATAGATACACAAGACAGTTATATTCCTAGGAGACCAACTTATC CAACTACATATTAG